From Ignavibacteria bacterium, a single genomic window includes:
- a CDS encoding T9SS type A sorting domain-containing protein, protein MFLIFLFFLFAENIFSQQERISLQLNHPIAHERDDSFLKRNLSSTSFPETLHIIAIMVEFQPDSIETTTGNGLFDTSHSTKKIIDAPPHDSIYFDDHLLFAKNYFWKVSNNKLFIEYQLCDSVIRLQKPMRRYSPLKSSERYFQLDTLMLEAWSRADSFINFLQYDSNNTAFILFHAGVGRDIDLASTFGYDPRPFDIPTIYRSLKSLQKNFGDDYLGIPVENGTYHIKNSLILPETESRYLPSSFGGDVFVQFGLNGMLCSNIGSHLGLPDLFNTKNGRSGIGRFGLMDGEGIFAWNGYFPPEPMAWEKYFLGWLEPKTILASRNEISLPAVSLNEEKDSVLRIPISGKEYFLVENRIRDAKKDSTIVWMRQGPNRDIVRKAFWRDTTGFSSTNQDSLYGTILDVDEFDFSLPGGFDEDHNWYNGGILVWHIDENVIEEKYATNEINADVNHRGVDLEQANGAQDIGEVLNTVFGAVIGSGSAFDFWFENNPLRMKKKFSDDFTPTSFPNSKSNDGANSHISLTNFSLRDSVMTFDVKIGDDEIQPLAGFPKYVGEQFGKNSVRVADLDNDGENEIVVVTNGVISAQAIDTVDWGKTTSKSKVYAWNFDGTKVLATGNINGLFTQLPSPSFVTSVICSLHTTSNKIIVASRNTLQVFNNEDNNSDGFADTLFTKTFSRNIVASPSVSDSVIALPAANGDVYAIRLRQNTVDSTRLLNDTTDNYTGFYSIYKESNTFFFSTYKGLLFEFNVNNDGIGFHTTAGSIQVNKILSNPIVVGNQNGKLIVASDDGTIYFYKGFVDVVLPGYRGIVDGFPISTNDSISSSPIFADINNDGQRDIVVVSGTKIFAFNANGSLLDYFPIQTTSTTRFLAQPLAADVDGNGKIDIVCVSQEGLVFAYDSRGKMLSGFPLLSGKNNGATPAISLYQDTIALVVASDDGNVYAWKTGTVKPGLWKSEWTQFQHDAQGSGYIDAPLVSHPISNSFFPKERAYNYPNPAYDNTTTIRYYLKDNATVSIKIFDLAGDLVEEIKNPPGVGGFDNEVVWNVANIQSGVYFAHIEAKGAAQTGETIIKIAVVK, encoded by the coding sequence ATGTTTTTAATTTTTCTTTTCTTTCTCTTTGCAGAAAATATTTTTTCGCAGCAGGAAAGAATCTCATTACAACTGAATCATCCCATCGCACACGAACGGGATGATTCTTTTTTAAAGAGGAATCTTTCTTCCACTTCATTTCCAGAAACACTGCATATCATTGCGATTATGGTGGAGTTTCAACCGGATTCTATCGAAACAACGACAGGAAACGGACTTTTTGATACCTCTCATTCAACAAAAAAAATAATTGATGCTCCTCCGCACGACTCAATATATTTTGACGACCATTTACTGTTTGCTAAAAATTATTTTTGGAAAGTGTCAAACAATAAACTCTTTATCGAATATCAGTTGTGCGATTCGGTAATACGTTTGCAAAAACCGATGCGAAGATATTCACCTTTGAAGTCGAGTGAGAGATATTTTCAACTCGATACATTAATGCTTGAAGCGTGGAGTCGAGCAGATTCGTTCATCAATTTTTTGCAGTATGATTCCAACAACACAGCATTTATTCTTTTTCACGCCGGAGTTGGTCGCGATATTGATTTGGCAAGCACATTCGGTTATGATCCACGACCGTTCGACATTCCTACGATTTATCGCAGTTTGAAAAGTTTGCAGAAAAATTTCGGCGATGATTATCTTGGCATACCTGTCGAGAACGGAACGTATCATATAAAAAATTCTCTCATTCTTCCCGAAACCGAAAGCAGATATTTGCCTTCATCGTTTGGCGGTGATGTGTTTGTACAATTCGGTTTGAACGGAATGTTATGCTCGAATATCGGAAGTCACCTCGGTTTGCCGGATTTGTTCAACACGAAAAACGGGCGTTCCGGAATTGGTCGTTTCGGTTTGATGGATGGCGAAGGAATTTTTGCGTGGAACGGATATTTTCCTCCCGAACCAATGGCGTGGGAGAAATATTTTCTTGGATGGCTCGAACCGAAAACAATTCTAGCATCGCGCAATGAAATTTCACTTCCCGCAGTTTCGTTGAATGAAGAAAAAGATTCAGTACTACGAATTCCGATTTCAGGGAAAGAATATTTTCTTGTGGAAAATAGAATTCGTGATGCGAAGAAAGACAGCACGATTGTTTGGATGCGGCAAGGGCCAAATAGAGACATAGTTCGTAAAGCATTTTGGCGCGACACAACAGGATTTTCTTCGACAAATCAAGATTCACTTTACGGAACAATTCTCGACGTGGATGAATTCGATTTTAGTTTGCCCGGCGGTTTTGATGAAGACCACAACTGGTATAACGGCGGCATCCTCGTATGGCATATTGATGAAAACGTGATAGAAGAAAAATACGCGACGAATGAAATTAATGCGGATGTAAATCATCGCGGTGTGGATTTGGAACAAGCAAATGGAGCGCAGGATATTGGCGAAGTGTTGAATACCGTGTTTGGCGCAGTAATCGGAAGCGGAAGCGCGTTTGATTTTTGGTTCGAAAATAATCCGTTGCGTATGAAGAAAAAATTCTCCGATGATTTTACGCCGACATCGTTTCCCAATTCCAAAAGCAACGATGGAGCGAACTCGCATATTTCATTGACGAATTTTTCTTTACGCGATTCGGTTATGACATTCGATGTAAAAATTGGTGATGACGAAATACAACCGCTTGCAGGATTTCCGAAATATGTTGGCGAACAGTTTGGTAAAAATTCTGTGCGTGTTGCCGATTTGGATAATGACGGAGAAAATGAAATTGTTGTTGTAACGAATGGAGTTATTTCCGCTCAAGCAATTGATACAGTAGATTGGGGAAAAACTACATCAAAATCAAAAGTTTATGCGTGGAATTTTGACGGAACAAAAGTTCTTGCTACGGGAAATATAAATGGTTTGTTTACTCAACTTCCTTCTCCGTCATTTGTTACTTCGGTAATATGTTCTTTACATACAACTTCAAATAAAATTATTGTTGCAAGCAGAAATACTTTACAAGTTTTCAACAATGAAGACAACAATAGCGATGGATTTGCAGATACGTTATTTACCAAAACTTTTTCAAGAAATATTGTTGCTTCGCCTTCGGTTTCAGATTCTGTAATTGCTTTACCTGCTGCAAATGGGGATGTTTATGCAATTAGATTGAGACAAAATACTGTTGATTCAACGAGATTACTTAATGATACAACCGATAACTATACTGGTTTTTATTCAATTTATAAAGAATCAAATACGTTTTTCTTTTCTACATATAAAGGATTGCTATTCGAGTTTAATGTGAATAATGACGGAATTGGCTTTCACACTACTGCCGGTTCAATTCAGGTAAATAAAATTCTATCAAACCCTATTGTTGTAGGAAATCAAAATGGAAAGTTAATTGTTGCGTCAGATGATGGAACAATTTATTTCTATAAAGGATTTGTTGATGTTGTTTTACCCGGTTATCGAGGAATTGTAGATGGTTTTCCAATCTCAACCAACGATTCAATTTCTTCTTCTCCCATCTTTGCCGACATCAACAACGATGGTCAACGCGACATTGTTGTTGTAAGCGGAACAAAAATATTTGCGTTCAATGCAAATGGTTCGTTGCTCGATTATTTTCCGATTCAAACAACTTCGACAACACGATTTCTTGCACAACCGCTTGCCGCCGATGTTGATGGAAACGGAAAGATTGATATTGTGTGTGTTTCGCAAGAAGGATTGGTATTTGCGTATGATAGTCGCGGAAAAATGTTGAGCGGATTTCCGTTGTTGAGCGGAAAAAATAATGGCGCAACACCGGCAATTTCTTTATACCAAGATACGATTGCGCTTGTCGTTGCTTCCGATGATGGCAATGTGTATGCGTGGAAAACCGGAACTGTTAAGCCAGGTTTGTGGAAATCCGAATGGACGCAATTTCAACACGACGCGCAGGGCTCAGGATATATTGATGCGCCGCTCGTGTCTCATCCGATTTCCAATTCCTTTTTTCCGAAAGAACGTGCATACAATTATCCCAATCCCGCGTACGATAACACGACAACGATTCGTTACTATTTGAAAGACAATGCAACAGTGAGCATAAAAATTTTCGACCTTGCCGGCGATTTGGTGGAAGAAATAAAAAATCCTCCCGGCGTTGGCGGCTTCGATAATGAAGTGGTATGGAACGTTGCAAACATTCAAAGTGGTGTATATTTTGCGCATATTGAAGCAAAAGGCGCAGCGCAAACGGGCGAAACGATAATTAAGATTGCGGTTGTTAAATGA
- a CDS encoding biopolymer transporter Tol, whose translation MTNDKLQITVICYWLFVILASLKTKSLSFNISDNLRNLRETVSRRLRRCSRKFFFGVFISNIFLLLLFIFNNRANKRANNILLYALCSLLLLSSSNLYSQFDDFYHPELEWKTIETKHFFVHYHTGTERTAKTIAKIAEEIYVPITSLYHHEPDQKISFVVKDFDDYANGAAYFYDNKIEIWATSLDFDLRGSHNWLRNVVTHEFTHIIQIQTAMKFGRKVPAFYFQWLGYEEERRNDVLYGFPNVIASYPISGFIVPSWFAEGVAQYNRPELSYDKWDAHRDMILRMYALDSNMLTWNEMSVFGKTSLGNESSYNAGFNFVRYISEKYGQDVVERISRSLSKFSTITIDKAIEDATGKNGEEVYNEWKQHLQSSYGERTEALRQQLVEGKIITDVGFGNFYPQFSPDGGMLAYISNKEADYFGLSSFYLYDVDKKEEKLLVSGVRSNFSWFPDGKKIIYSKTTSDNKHWSKQHDLYVYDIEKEDETRFSYGWRANSPSVSPDGKMIAFVAGSDGTINLYTSDSDGKNFKRRTNYSNGEQVYNPKWSPDGKKILFDYSIKDGRDVAVLNVENDSLEFLFATSFDERNAVFSPDGHKIIFACDKTGIFNLYEYNFETKSTTQLTNVLGGAFMPSVNEKNQLAFASYTSSGYKISWFDSLQNISAENNSYVKEENKSSSFLLALKEKSANIDWEKIRSFDDANLSEPKSRTYKNIFTSMTFYPFFRFDNYSEKASGISLIKPGVYFVSNDVLDKYGLFGGAAINTRLERDLFFIFEYRDKIPLFFQLGMDPILSLEAYNISRTTEFTAILRPDNPIPLDLDVSFNLIEFDVVLKQKLFSENLGCELRYTHSRYASGIETFLFDDPDDGVFDPISIPGSREEYYVGNVLSLRWDYKAIALSRFMEINPSGRKIFLQYDYEFSKFNPEYVIEKGELVRVFEEPKFQRVELKWNEYTSLPGWKHTLATLIRAGKIIGGVQDDFFDFYLGGLVGMKGYPYYAIGGNSIAAINATYRFPMWENMDIRVAHLYFDKLYGAVFFDAGNAWTTGSIKQQKFQRDIGGELRLDAFSWYAFPTRIFFTAAYGLDEFQRMTRNNKLVTYGKEWRFYFGILFGFDFD comes from the coding sequence ATGACCAATGACAAATTACAGATAACTGTTATCTGTTATTGGTTGTTTGTTATTTTGGCATCTTTAAAAACTAAAAGTTTATCATTTAACATCAGCGATAATTTGCGCAATCTACGGGAAACAGTCTCCCGCAGATTACGCAGATGTTCGCGGAAATTTTTTTTTGGAGTGTTCATTAGTAATATTTTTTTACTGCTTCTTTTCATTTTTAACAATCGGGCAAACAAACGAGCAAACAATATTTTGCTCTATGCTCTATGCTCTTTGCTTTTACTTTCATCCTCTAATCTCTATTCTCAATTCGACGATTTCTATCATCCCGAACTCGAATGGAAAACAATTGAAACAAAACATTTTTTCGTTCATTATCATACGGGAACAGAACGAACTGCAAAAACCATTGCAAAAATCGCAGAAGAGATTTATGTTCCCATTACGTCGCTCTACCATCACGAACCCGACCAAAAAATTTCTTTTGTAGTAAAAGACTTCGATGATTATGCAAATGGCGCCGCTTATTTTTATGATAACAAAATAGAAATCTGGGCAACATCGCTTGATTTTGATTTACGCGGTTCGCATAATTGGCTGCGCAATGTTGTAACGCACGAGTTCACGCATATCATTCAAATTCAAACGGCGATGAAGTTCGGAAGAAAAGTTCCGGCGTTTTATTTTCAATGGCTCGGTTACGAAGAAGAACGCCGCAACGATGTGTTGTACGGTTTTCCGAATGTGATTGCATCGTATCCGATTTCGGGATTTATTGTGCCGAGTTGGTTTGCAGAAGGAGTTGCGCAATATAATCGTCCCGAACTTTCGTATGATAAATGGGATGCGCATCGCGATATGATTTTGCGAATGTATGCTCTCGATAGCAATATGCTTACGTGGAATGAAATGTCGGTGTTCGGAAAAACGAGTTTGGGAAACGAATCATCGTACAATGCAGGATTTAATTTCGTGCGATACATCAGCGAGAAGTACGGGCAAGATGTTGTAGAAAGAATTTCTCGCTCGCTTTCGAAATTTTCGACAATTACGATTGACAAAGCGATTGAAGATGCAACGGGAAAAAATGGGGAAGAAGTGTATAATGAATGGAAACAACATTTACAATCTTCATACGGTGAACGAACAGAAGCACTCCGTCAACAGTTGGTGGAAGGAAAAATTATTACCGATGTCGGTTTTGGAAATTTCTATCCACAATTTTCTCCTGATGGTGGAATGCTCGCGTACATTTCCAACAAAGAAGCAGATTATTTTGGTTTGTCATCGTTCTATCTTTACGATGTCGATAAGAAGGAAGAAAAATTATTAGTCAGCGGAGTTCGTTCAAACTTTTCATGGTTTCCCGATGGAAAGAAAATTATTTACTCGAAAACAACTTCTGATAATAAACATTGGTCGAAGCAGCATGATTTATATGTGTACGATATTGAGAAGGAAGATGAAACACGTTTCTCGTACGGTTGGCGAGCAAATTCTCCGTCTGTTTCTCCCGATGGAAAAATGATTGCGTTTGTTGCAGGAAGTGATGGAACAATAAATTTATACACAAGTGATAGCGACGGAAAAAATTTTAAACGTAGAACAAATTATTCCAACGGTGAACAAGTGTATAATCCCAAATGGTCTCCCGATGGAAAAAAAATTCTTTTCGATTATTCAATTAAAGATGGAAGAGATGTTGCGGTGTTGAACGTTGAAAATGATTCCCTCGAGTTTTTGTTTGCAACAAGTTTTGATGAACGCAATGCTGTGTTTTCTCCCGATGGTCATAAAATTATTTTTGCGTGCGATAAAACTGGAATTTTCAATTTGTATGAATACAATTTCGAAACAAAATCCACAACGCAATTGACGAATGTTCTCGGCGGCGCATTTATGCCTTCGGTGAATGAAAAAAATCAACTTGCATTTGCTTCTTATACTTCCAGCGGATATAAAATTTCTTGGTTCGATTCGTTGCAAAATATTTCTGCAGAAAATAATTCTTATGTGAAAGAAGAAAATAAATCATCATCGTTTCTTCTTGCATTAAAAGAAAAATCGGCGAACATTGATTGGGAAAAAATTCGTTCATTTGATGATGCGAATTTATCGGAACCGAAATCGCGCACGTATAAAAATATTTTTACTTCAATGACGTTTTATCCTTTTTTCCGTTTCGATAATTACAGTGAAAAAGCGAGCGGAATAAGTTTGATAAAGCCGGGAGTGTATTTTGTTTCCAATGATGTGCTGGATAAATATGGATTGTTTGGCGGAGCGGCTATTAATACGCGATTGGAACGTGATTTGTTTTTCATTTTTGAGTATCGTGATAAAATTCCTCTCTTCTTTCAGTTGGGAATGGATCCAATTCTTTCGCTTGAGGCATACAACATTTCCCGTACAACAGAATTCACGGCGATACTTCGTCCCGATAATCCGATTCCGCTTGACTTGGATGTGTCGTTTAATCTTATTGAATTTGATGTTGTGCTGAAACAAAAATTATTTTCAGAAAATTTGGGTTGTGAATTGCGCTACACACATAGTAGATATGCGAGCGGAATTGAAACTTTCCTTTTTGACGATCCTGATGACGGCGTTTTTGACCCAATTTCTATTCCCGGTTCGCGAGAAGAATATTATGTTGGAAATGTTCTTTCGCTGCGATGGGATTACAAAGCGATTGCACTTTCTCGGTTTATGGAAATTAATCCGAGCGGAAGAAAAATTTTTCTTCAATACGATTACGAATTTTCAAAATTCAATCCAGAATATGTCATCGAAAAAGGCGAACTTGTACGTGTTTTTGAAGAGCCAAAATTTCAACGTGTCGAATTGAAGTGGAATGAGTACACATCACTTCCCGGTTGGAAACATACGTTAGCAACTTTGATTCGTGCAGGAAAAATTATCGGCGGAGTGCAAGATGATTTTTTCGATTTTTATCTTGGCGGTTTAGTCGGAATGAAAGGATATCCGTATTATGCCATTGGTGGGAATAGCATTGCCGCTATTAACGCTACGTATCGCTTTCCAATGTGGGAGAATATGGATATTCGAGTGGCGCATTTGTATTTCGATAAACTCTATGGTGCTGTATTTTTTGATGCAGGAAATGCGTGGACAACAGGTTCTATCAAACAGCAAAAATTTCAAAGGGATATAGGAGGAGAACTTCGACTCGATGCATTTTCGTGGTATGCATTTCCGACTCGTATTTTTTTTACGGCGGCGTATGGTCTTGATGAATTTCAACGAATGACACGTAATAATAAACTTGTTACGTACGGAAAAGAGTGGCGGTTTTATTTCGGAATATTATTTGGTTTTGATTTTGACTAA
- a CDS encoding HNH endonuclease codes for MLSSSLHSFRSQNKLSGKVLVLNQNYEPASVCNIQKAIILLFLKKAELIEAFDGKLVRSVSNAMPYPSIVRLSSYVHIPYKKIILSRKNILRRDGHRCQYCGRLEMTVTLDHVIPKARGGEETWENLVCACVSCNNKKGDRTPEEAQMPLGRKPLRPNHVTFIRHFMGNFDDRWKPYLFMH; via the coding sequence ATACTTAGTTCATCATTACATTCATTTCGTTCGCAGAACAAATTAAGCGGCAAAGTTCTTGTTCTTAATCAGAATTATGAACCGGCAAGCGTCTGCAATATTCAAAAAGCGATTATCTTACTTTTTTTGAAAAAAGCAGAACTCATCGAAGCATTCGATGGAAAACTTGTTCGTTCAGTGAGCAACGCTATGCCGTATCCGAGTATTGTTCGCCTTTCTTCATACGTGCATATTCCGTACAAAAAAATAATTCTTTCGCGTAAAAATATTCTTCGTCGAGACGGACATCGTTGTCAATATTGCGGTAGATTGGAAATGACTGTTACGCTTGACCACGTAATTCCAAAAGCGCGCGGCGGAGAAGAAACATGGGAAAATCTTGTGTGCGCGTGTGTTTCGTGCAATAACAAAAAAGGCGACCGCACTCCAGAGGAAGCGCAAATGCCATTAGGAAGAAAACCGTTACGTCCCAATCACGTTACGTTTATTCGGCATTTTATGGGAAACTTTGATGACCGATGGAAACCATATTTGTTTATGCATTGA
- the trpS gene encoding tryptophan--tRNA ligase, with protein MRPTGKLHIGHWAGALENWVQLQQDFENYHLIADYHALTTNLDSNEIEKNSLDMMIDWLAAGIDNNRSLIFRQSQIKEHTELFLIFSMLITTARLERNPTLKDQVRDLHIENVIYGHLGYPVLQAADILLYKGEIIPVGDDQVPHVEITREIARDFNRQYGEVFPIPEPKLTTFARLPGLNGDAKMSKSLNNTILLSDTAEVILKRMKTAVTDPRKIRRNDVGHPEVCLVFTYHKKFNETEVLQIESDCRSGILGCVDCKAKCAVKISNALSGIREKRNYFEQHLDDVKEILVEGESKAREVAQQTMMEVREAMKFG; from the coding sequence ATGCGTCCCACAGGGAAATTACATATCGGGCATTGGGCAGGTGCGTTAGAAAATTGGGTGCAACTTCAACAGGATTTTGAAAATTATCACCTCATTGCCGATTATCATGCACTCACCACAAATCTTGATTCGAATGAAATCGAAAAAAATTCACTTGATATGATGATTGATTGGCTTGCGGCGGGAATTGACAACAACCGAAGTTTGATATTTCGTCAATCACAAATTAAGGAACATACGGAACTGTTTCTCATATTTTCGATGCTCATTACGACCGCTCGACTCGAACGAAATCCAACGCTGAAAGACCAAGTTCGTGATTTGCATATTGAAAATGTTATATACGGTCATCTTGGTTACCCGGTATTGCAAGCAGCAGATATTTTATTATACAAAGGTGAAATTATTCCTGTTGGAGATGACCAAGTTCCCCACGTTGAGATAACTCGTGAAATTGCGCGGGATTTCAATCGTCAGTACGGAGAAGTATTTCCCATTCCCGAACCAAAGTTAACGACTTTTGCGCGACTTCCCGGTTTGAACGGTGATGCCAAAATGAGTAAATCACTGAATAACACAATTTTACTTTCAGATACTGCTGAAGTAATTTTGAAAAGAATGAAAACCGCGGTAACAGATCCTCGAAAAATCAGACGAAATGATGTTGGTCATCCAGAAGTGTGTTTGGTATTCACGTATCATAAAAAATTTAACGAAACGGAAGTTCTGCAAATTGAATCCGATTGTCGAAGTGGTATATTAGGATGTGTTGATTGCAAAGCGAAGTGCGCAGTAAAAATTTCCAATGCGCTTTCTGGGATTCGTGAAAAAAGGAATTATTTCGAACAGCATTTGGATGATGTGAAAGAAATTCTTGTAGAAGGGGAATCAAAGGCAAGAGAAGTTGCACAACAAACGATGATGGAAGTTCGCGAAGCGATGAAGTTTGGATAA
- a CDS encoding segregation/condensation protein A: MYRIKLEQFEGPLDLLLFFIKRDELEIKDIPIARITDEFLDYLHYIEMLDLDIASEFIVMASTLMQIKVKMLLPKPFTEEGEEEDPRAELIRQLYEYKRYKEATEEMALMEDERRKLFFRQNFLHDEMENIVEKNDALKNVTLFHLIAAFKHAIENTPKQTFHTIERFNVTIDEQIDFIQQFLSEKKQRTFSELISSMREKLRIIVTILAMLEMAKNGIIVLRCTEHERDLWISQNIEPSFTGIISEQFSLN, encoded by the coding sequence ATGTACAGAATAAAACTTGAACAATTTGAAGGTCCTCTTGACTTATTACTTTTTTTTATCAAGCGGGATGAACTGGAAATCAAAGATATTCCGATTGCACGCATTACCGATGAGTTTCTTGACTACTTGCATTATATAGAAATGCTCGATTTGGATATTGCAAGCGAATTTATTGTAATGGCATCAACATTGATGCAAATAAAAGTGAAAATGTTATTGCCGAAGCCGTTTACAGAAGAAGGCGAAGAAGAAGACCCCCGCGCCGAACTTATTCGTCAACTGTACGAATATAAACGGTATAAAGAAGCCACAGAAGAAATGGCGCTGATGGAAGATGAGCGCCGAAAACTTTTTTTCCGTCAAAATTTCTTGCACGATGAGATGGAAAACATTGTCGAAAAAAACGATGCATTGAAAAATGTTACGCTCTTTCATCTTATCGCCGCATTTAAGCATGCAATAGAGAACACGCCAAAACAAACTTTTCATACGATAGAACGGTTTAATGTAACCATTGATGAACAAATTGACTTTATTCAACAATTTCTTTCGGAAAAGAAACAGAGAACATTTTCTGAACTAATTTCTTCTATGCGAGAAAAACTTCGCATTATTGTAACAATTCTTGCAATGCTGGAAATGGCAAAGAACGGAATTATTGTATTGCGATGTACCGAACACGAACGCGATTTATGGATTTCACAAAACATTGAACCATCATTTACCGGAATTATTTCTGAACAATTTTCACTCAACTAA
- the scpB gene encoding SMC-Scp complex subunit ScpB, translating to MTTAKHIIEAMLFASDEPLSAKQLLEVLNQSYASIETTAFTVEHILEFVAALNREYDVQQRAFHIIPIVEGFQFATRPQYAHWLGELFKERIKRRLSSSALETLAIIAYKQPVSKPEIESIRGVNADYVLSSLLERNIITIVGRASTIGRPLLYGTTEQFLHHFGLKNLKDLPRLREIEDLMKESEMEVEKKILTDALQSEKQ from the coding sequence ATGACAACAGCGAAACACATCATCGAAGCGATGTTATTTGCTTCCGATGAACCTCTTTCAGCAAAACAACTGCTCGAAGTGCTGAATCAATCATACGCTTCCATCGAAACAACAGCGTTTACAGTAGAACACATTCTTGAATTTGTTGCTGCATTGAATCGAGAATATGATGTGCAACAGCGCGCGTTTCATATAATTCCCATTGTCGAAGGATTTCAATTTGCAACGCGCCCGCAATACGCTCATTGGTTAGGCGAACTTTTCAAAGAACGTATCAAACGACGTCTTTCATCATCGGCGCTGGAAACACTTGCCATTATTGCCTATAAGCAACCTGTCTCAAAACCGGAGATTGAGTCTATTCGCGGCGTCAACGCAGATTACGTTCTCAGTTCGCTTCTCGAACGAAATATTATTACTATTGTTGGTCGCGCTTCTACAATAGGTCGTCCGCTGTTATATGGAACAACGGAGCAGTTTCTCCATCACTTCGGGTTGAAGAACTTAAAAGATTTGCCGCGATTACGGGAGATTGAGGATTTGATGAAGGAAAGTGAAATGGAAGTCGAGAAAAAAATTCTTACCGATGCGCTGCAATCAGAAAAGCAGTAG
- a CDS encoding tetratricopeptide repeat protein: MKKYIRFVVLGMLFYAIHSYAQVTLENGIQLFQTKQYAKAKPVFEQLQKQHSTNAEVLYYLGMIRYVHERHIDDAIDYFEEAIELDEKNATYHYWLGSAYGSKASKSNVFKQMYLAPKIKSEFERAVELDPKYIEARQGLAQYYLLAPGIAGGSVEKAKSQADAIVKLQPYRGYISYATIYAYEKDFSRAEEYYKKAIAVDTKKGAGYNVLGYFYLRQKRIDDAIAQFKKYVEVEPDTANSYDSLGDGLLEKGMIDDAIANYRNAIALDSVFSSSIFNLAKCYEKKGMKNDAKKMYERYLSLEASGTRADEAKEKLKK; the protein is encoded by the coding sequence ATGAAAAAATACATACGCTTTGTTGTGTTGGGAATGTTGTTCTATGCAATTCATTCCTATGCACAAGTTACGCTTGAAAATGGAATTCAATTGTTTCAAACTAAACAGTACGCGAAAGCAAAACCTGTCTTCGAACAATTGCAGAAGCAACATTCAACCAATGCAGAAGTGCTGTATTATTTGGGAATGATTCGATATGTACACGAACGACATATTGACGATGCAATTGATTACTTTGAAGAAGCGATTGAACTTGACGAAAAGAATGCGACGTATCATTATTGGCTTGGAAGTGCGTACGGTTCGAAAGCAAGCAAGAGTAATGTTTTCAAACAAATGTATCTCGCACCAAAAATAAAATCGGAATTTGAACGCGCAGTTGAGTTAGATCCGAAGTACATCGAAGCAAGACAAGGATTGGCGCAGTATTATTTGCTTGCTCCGGGCATTGCAGGCGGAAGTGTGGAAAAGGCAAAATCGCAAGCGGATGCGATTGTCAAACTGCAACCATATCGCGGCTACATTTCCTATGCAACAATATATGCGTACGAGAAAGATTTTTCGCGAGCGGAGGAATATTATAAAAAAGCAATCGCCGTTGATACCAAGAAAGGAGCAGGGTACAATGTGCTTGGATATTTTTATCTTCGTCAGAAACGTATTGATGACGCAATTGCACAATTTAAAAAATATGTCGAAGTGGAACCTGATACTGCAAATTCGTATGACAGTTTGGGTGATGGATTGTTGGAGAAAGGAATGATTGATGATGCGATTGCAAATTACAGGAACGCAATTGCACTTGATTCTGTATTTTCATCGTCCATCTTTAATCTTGCAAAATGTTACGAAAAAAAAGGGATGAAAAACGATGCAAAAAAAATGTACGAACGCTACCTCTCGTTGGAAGCATCGGGAACGCGAGCGGATGAAGCAAAAGAAAAACTCAAGAAATGA
- a CDS encoding zinc ribbon domain-containing protein, translating to MPTYHYRCKKCSHEFEELQKMSDDALTYCPECETNSLSRIIGSGAGLLFKGNGYYQTDYKKNSTSESVKKKSDTGTSLPTSDTTTTTPSNDKGKKNATT from the coding sequence ATGCCCACATATCATTATCGCTGCAAAAAGTGTTCGCACGAGTTTGAAGAACTCCAAAAAATGTCCGACGATGCGCTAACGTATTGTCCCGAATGTGAAACAAATTCCTTATCACGCATCATCGGAAGCGGTGCGGGATTGCTATTCAAAGGGAATGGATATTATCAAACGGATTACAAAAAAAATTCAACATCAGAAAGCGTAAAAAAAAAATCCGATACAGGAACGTCGCTTCCAACATCGGATACAACAACAACGACACCATCGAATGATAAGGGGAAAAAAAATGCGACAACATAA